One stretch of Arachis hypogaea cultivar Tifrunner chromosome 20, arahy.Tifrunner.gnm2.J5K5, whole genome shotgun sequence DNA includes these proteins:
- the LOC112783657 gene encoding organic cation/carnitine transporter 3 has protein sequence MAESTPLLSQPTDSDSSLTEPPPLLLSEKHLPSLASTVEKCIGEFTWSQFLQAVLVSFAWVFDAQQTFISVFTDAQPSLNCTEKDDHVSIGRASIISEWGLECENSFVTSLPASLFFLGCLVGGIVLATLADSSLGRKNMLLFSCLFMSLSSLLAAFSINIWVYSLIKFLCGFARATIGTSALVLTSELVGNRWRGQISVVGFFCFTIGFLSLPAMAYANRNSSWRNLYMWTSIPAIFYCVIVKFFVRESPRWLLVKGRKEEAAETLKCISSITQSNVNLAVNGIFPSNVDPDLTMNNTDLYCALKILLQKKWSSRRLWTVMASGFGIGLVYYGMPLGLGNLSFNLYLSVTLNALSELPSSLLTFVLIDKFKRRNALLVFTVVSGVFSVLSSIEGKVWSQMEIWFELISFFSACTAFNVYLIYTTELFPTCVRNSALSMARQALVLGGSISPVVVGEGRKNKFVCYGVFGLVICCSGVFGVFLPETRGRPLSDTMEDEESKGRSATLA, from the coding sequence ATGGCTGAGTCAACCCCTCTTCTCTCTCAACCAACtgattctgattcttctcttacAGAACCACCTCCGTTATTATTATCAGAAAAACACCTTCCTTCTCTTGCTTCAACGGTTGAGAAATGCATTGGAGAATTCACTTGGTCCCAATTCCTGCAAGCAGTTCTTGTCTCCTTTGCTTGGGTCTTTGATGCTCAACAAACATTCATCAGCGTCTTCACCGATGCACAACCATCACTGAACTGCACCGAAAAGGACGACCACGTCAGCATCGGAAGAGCCTCCATTATATCCGAATGGGGCTTGGAATGCGAAAACTCCTTCGTCACAAGCCTTCCggcttctttgttctttcttggaTGCTTAGTCGGTGGCATTGTTCTTGCCACGCTGGCTGATTCCTCCCTAGGCCGCAAGAACATGCTCTTATTTTCGTGCCTTTTCATGTCCCTCTCTTCGCTACTCGCCGCATTCTCTATAAATATTTGGGTATACTCTCTGATCAAATTTCTCTGCGGATTTGCCCGCGCCACTATCGGGACCTCGGCTCTCGTTCTAACTTCTGAGCTCGTAGGTAACCGGTGGCGCGGGCAAATAAGCGTGGTTGGATTCTTTTGCTTCACCATCGGGTTCTTGTCCCTTCCTGCAATGGCTTACGCTAACAGAAACTCTTCATGGCGAAACCTTTACATGTGGACTTCAATTCCAGCCATTTTCTATTGCGTGATTGTCAAGTTCTTCGTTCGCGAGTCCCCAAGATGGCTTCTagtgaaaggaagaaaagaagaagcagcagagaCGTTGAAATGCATCTCTTCAATCACTCAGAGTAACGTTAACCTCGCAGTCAACGGAATATTCCCAAGCAATGTGGATCCGGATCTAACCATGAACAATACCGATCTGTATTGCGCTTTGAAGATTCTGTTGCAAAAGAAATGGTCTTCTAGAAGGTTATGGACGGTTATGGCTTCCGGATTCGGAATTGGATTGGTGTATTACGGTATGCCGTTAGGGCTTGGAAACTTGTCCTTCAACCTTTATCTCAGTGTCACGCTTAACGCGTTATCGGAGCTTCCGTCTTCTCTGTTGACTTTCGTGCTTATCGATAAGTTCAAGAGAAGAAACGCGCTTCTTGTTTTCACAGTTGTGAGTGGAGTATTCAGTGTGTTGTCGAGCATAGAAGGTAAGGTGTGGAGTCAGATGgaaatttggtttgaattgataTCGTTCTTTAGTGCTTGCACGGCGTTTAACGTGTATCTGATCTACACGACGGAGCTGTTTCCGACTTGCGTGAGAAACTCGGCGTTGTCGATGGCGAGACAAGCGCTGGTGTTGGGTGGGTCGATTAGTCCGGTAGTGGTGGGTGAAGGTAGGAAGAACAAGTTTGTTTGTTATGGAGTTTTTGGGTTGGTGATTTGTTGTAGTGGTGTATTTGGGGTATTCTTACCTGAGACAAGAGGGAGACCCCTTTCTGATACCATGGAAGATGAAGAAAGCAAAGGGCGTAGTGCCACGTTAGCATGA